The Halalkalibacter krulwichiae genome has a segment encoding these proteins:
- the pckA gene encoding phosphoenolpyruvate carboxykinase (ATP) yields the protein MKTLSLQSELTNLMTQENVQLNLPISSLIERALMRGEGSLTSTGALSVETGAYTGRSPKDKFIVNESSISDKIEWGSVNQPIEKEVFTSLYQKVLEHLGKKEELFVSDGYAGADQTFRLPLKVVNEFAWHQLFARQLFIRPTEIATIQEENNKPFTIVSAPTFKADPERDGTRSEAFVIVSFEERVVLIGGTEYAGEMKKSIFSVMNFLLPEQDVLSMHCSANTGVEGDVALFFGLSGTGKTTLSADPNRSLIGDDEHGWSSNGVFNIEGGCYAKCVNLSKEKEPQIWDAIRFGSVLENVVVDATTGQPDYDDTSLTENTRAAYPLELIPNALQPSVAGHPNTIIFLTADAFGVLPPISKLTKEQAMYHFLSGYTSKLAGTERGVTSPEATFSTCFGAPFLPLPAGRYAEMLGEKIDQHDVDVFLVNTGWSGGPYGVGNRMNLKYTRAMVQAALSGELRSVETKTDELFGLHIPLQCPGVPDNVLQPRETWKDKAAYDEKAKELADNFKNNFLKFNNVSDKIKAAGPK from the coding sequence ATGAAAACACTTAGTTTACAATCGGAACTAACAAATTTAATGACTCAGGAAAACGTTCAACTTAATCTGCCAATCTCTTCTCTTATTGAAAGAGCACTCATGCGTGGTGAAGGCAGCCTAACCTCAACTGGTGCTTTAAGTGTTGAAACAGGTGCATATACAGGGCGTTCCCCAAAAGACAAATTCATTGTCAATGAATCTAGCATTTCAGACAAAATTGAATGGGGATCTGTCAATCAGCCAATTGAAAAAGAAGTGTTCACTTCTCTTTATCAAAAGGTGCTGGAACATTTAGGGAAAAAAGAAGAATTATTTGTTTCAGACGGATATGCAGGAGCCGATCAAACATTCCGCCTTCCTCTAAAAGTCGTAAATGAATTTGCTTGGCACCAACTTTTTGCCCGTCAGTTATTTATACGACCAACTGAAATCGCTACCATTCAAGAAGAGAATAATAAACCATTTACAATCGTTTCTGCTCCAACATTTAAAGCAGATCCAGAGCGTGACGGTACTCGTTCAGAAGCATTTGTAATTGTATCTTTTGAAGAGAGAGTCGTATTAATTGGTGGAACTGAATATGCTGGCGAAATGAAGAAATCGATTTTTTCTGTTATGAATTTCTTATTACCGGAACAAGATGTCCTTTCTATGCATTGCTCAGCTAATACAGGTGTTGAAGGCGATGTTGCTTTATTCTTCGGTTTATCTGGAACTGGAAAAACAACTTTGTCTGCTGACCCAAATCGTTCATTAATTGGCGATGATGAGCATGGTTGGTCAAGTAATGGCGTTTTCAATATTGAGGGTGGCTGCTATGCGAAATGCGTCAACCTTTCTAAAGAAAAAGAACCACAAATTTGGGACGCAATTCGATTTGGCTCTGTGTTGGAAAATGTTGTAGTTGATGCAACAACTGGTCAACCTGATTACGATGATACATCGTTAACAGAAAACACTCGTGCCGCGTACCCACTTGAGTTAATTCCGAACGCGTTACAGCCAAGTGTTGCTGGTCACCCAAATACAATCATTTTCCTTACTGCTGATGCATTCGGCGTCTTGCCTCCAATCAGCAAGCTGACCAAAGAACAAGCGATGTATCATTTCCTCTCTGGATACACAAGTAAATTAGCTGGTACTGAGCGAGGAGTTACTTCACCAGAAGCAACATTCTCAACATGCTTTGGAGCTCCTTTCCTTCCGTTACCTGCTGGTCGTTATGCTGAAATGCTTGGAGAGAAAATTGACCAACATGATGTAGATGTCTTCCTTGTTAACACAGGCTGGTCTGGTGGCCCATACGGTGTCGGGAATCGTATGAATTTAAAATACACTCGTGCAATGGTGCAAGCTGCGTTGTCTGGCGAGCTTCGTTCAGTTGAAACGAAAACAGATGAACTTTTTGGATTGCACATCCCACTTCAATGCCCAGGCGTTCCTGATAATGTTCTTCAACCACGAGAAACATGGAAAGATAAAGCCGCTTATGATGAAAAAGCTAAGGAATTAGCAGATAATTTCAAAAATAACTTCTTGAAATTCAATAATGTAAGCGACAAAATTAAAGCGGCTGGTCCAAAATAA